Proteins found in one Brevibacillus brevis genomic segment:
- a CDS encoding alpha/beta hydrolase has translation MGVHKWSAKDSQGAIVLVHGTGEHHGRYGHVAAYFNQAGWDVYAEDLPGWGRSPGRRGHIQSFEDYLSRVREWTSTALADASGEKPVCLMGHSLGGLIATRFIQTDERSKELAGLILTSPCLKLKLTVPAWKEKLAQFLDRVWPTLVMPNGITPDMVSRDEAVQAAYQNDPLNYSKVSVRWFTELNRSMEKAWAERSQIKHPVLVLQAGADSLVDADAVEQFTAGLSDRQTFERFAGLRHEILNEPEKEEVLQKIVSWLNDNISN, from the coding sequence ATGGGTGTACATAAATGGTCGGCCAAAGATTCTCAGGGAGCGATTGTTCTCGTCCATGGAACGGGAGAGCATCATGGGCGTTATGGGCATGTAGCGGCTTATTTTAATCAGGCAGGTTGGGATGTATATGCGGAAGATTTGCCGGGATGGGGGCGCTCTCCTGGGAGACGGGGGCATATTCAATCATTCGAAGACTATTTGTCCCGTGTACGTGAGTGGACGAGTACCGCTCTTGCCGATGCGTCAGGAGAGAAGCCTGTATGTTTAATGGGGCATAGTCTGGGTGGTCTCATTGCGACTCGCTTTATTCAGACGGATGAGCGGAGCAAAGAGTTGGCAGGGTTAATTCTCACCTCTCCATGCTTGAAGCTCAAACTGACTGTTCCGGCGTGGAAGGAGAAATTGGCGCAGTTTCTCGATCGGGTCTGGCCAACACTTGTCATGCCGAATGGAATCACTCCCGACATGGTATCCCGTGACGAAGCGGTTCAGGCTGCTTATCAGAACGATCCGCTCAATTATTCCAAGGTAAGTGTCAGATGGTTCACGGAATTGAATCGCTCTATGGAAAAGGCGTGGGCGGAAAGAAGTCAAATCAAGCATCCTGTCCTTGTTTTGCAAGCTGGTGCTGATTCATTGGTAGATGCGGATGCAGTGGAACAGTTTACAGCGGGTCTTTCAGACAGACAGACGTTTGAACGATTCGCGGGCTTGCGACACGAAATTTTGAATGAGCCTGAAAAGGAAGAAGTCTTGCAAAAAATCGTGAGCTGGTTGAATGACAATATATCGAATTAA
- a CDS encoding DUF3055 domain-containing protein, with the protein MEHYDHLYDVSENANVRFLGFISEGTRYDFGMVFTHKFYGKPLVICMQTGQSTLLSSEDAVNPGYLQKIFRLDSENEAVALAEFFQEHLPSIPFEENQY; encoded by the coding sequence ATGGAGCACTACGACCACTTATACGACGTTTCGGAGAATGCTAATGTACGTTTTCTCGGTTTTATTTCAGAGGGAACACGATACGACTTTGGCATGGTATTTACACACAAGTTTTATGGGAAGCCGTTGGTGATCTGTATGCAGACAGGGCAATCGACTCTTCTCAGTTCTGAAGATGCGGTGAATCCAGGATACCTGCAAAAAATTTTCAGGCTGGATTCAGAGAACGAGGCCGTCGCGCTTGCTGAGTTTTTCCAGGAACATTTACCATCCATTCCATTTGAAGAAAATCAGTATTAG
- a CDS encoding MarR family winged helix-turn-helix transcriptional regulator, producing MQEASIRHVFEALNTMRAIDVVNKEDWERAAKEAELDSSVQLNILWIIYCYEGVRVTQIADWTFWHPSSIVIHIKKLMEKGMVTIEKSELDGRVVHVYPTEKGKEVLEASRRSVPDIFRLTYALEKMEERYSTAVVELFFECLSFVAQSLHGAEKVRWIQEGEDRVINPTRLVNDAVWVAKT from the coding sequence ATGCAGGAGGCCTCAATTAGACATGTATTCGAAGCTTTAAACACCATGCGCGCCATCGATGTGGTGAACAAAGAAGACTGGGAGCGGGCAGCGAAGGAAGCCGAATTGGATTCTTCCGTACAGTTAAACATTCTCTGGATCATCTACTGTTATGAAGGTGTACGCGTCACACAAATTGCAGATTGGACCTTCTGGCATCCCTCTTCGATTGTCATTCATATCAAGAAATTAATGGAGAAAGGCATGGTGACCATCGAAAAGTCGGAGTTGGATGGGCGGGTGGTTCACGTATACCCGACTGAAAAAGGAAAAGAAGTATTGGAAGCCAGTCGAAGAAGTGTACCAGATATTTTTAGATTGACGTATGCATTGGAGAAAATGGAGGAACGATACAGTACAGCAGTAGTTGAACTGTTCTTTGAATGCCTTTCCTTTGTCGCGCAATCGTTGCATGGTGCCGAAAAAGTAAGATGGATTCAAGAAGGGGAAGACAGGGTCATTAACCCAACGCGTCTGGTAAATGATGCTGTTTGGGTGGCAAAAACGTGA
- a CDS encoding DUF1885 family protein: MKLQSAYIYFVDGSTAASASIDDVKAKFTRYVDMTTKTGKQLGWTYADAAFPYTLEERPEGKESWFLLKGKDPNMYKAIVVGVGSKNENGSEKHYIQVSLPESATHGDKNKANEYCRYLARDYKAELHLFNKRIQYFQPRKP, from the coding sequence GTGAAACTTCAATCGGCCTACATCTATTTCGTTGATGGTTCTACCGCAGCATCTGCAAGTATTGACGACGTGAAAGCCAAGTTTACGCGATACGTTGACATGACAACAAAAACAGGAAAGCAGTTGGGCTGGACCTATGCTGACGCCGCTTTCCCCTACACCCTAGAAGAACGCCCGGAAGGAAAGGAATCATGGTTCCTTCTCAAAGGAAAAGACCCTAATATGTACAAAGCCATCGTTGTTGGAGTCGGGAGCAAAAATGAAAACGGTTCCGAAAAGCACTACATACAAGTGTCCCTCCCTGAATCTGCGACGCATGGCGATAAAAACAAGGCAAATGAGTACTGTCGATACTTGGCACGTGATTATAAAGCAGAGCTCCACCTCTTCAACAAGCGCATTCAATATTTCCAACCTCGAAAACCATAA
- a CDS encoding glycoside hydrolase family 73 protein translates to MDAQAFIQLVANHARKTYLNDRLFPSIIIAQAILESGWGEKVPVDPATGTSSYNLFGIKGVGPAGSVTIESKEVENGKTVIRTSQFRAYENYQQSMEDHAQFLRKPAYKNVLAATTPAQAAQALEEAGYATDPAYAEKLTRLIQTYNLTQYDQFVPEDPQSLPPWKLDLGNRALQEGLLTSHEWLDKLDEPMPVWAVLAVALRLLDKQREKP, encoded by the coding sequence ATGGATGCGCAAGCCTTTATTCAGTTGGTTGCTAACCATGCCAGGAAGACTTATTTGAACGATCGTCTCTTCCCCTCCATTATCATAGCGCAAGCCATACTCGAATCTGGTTGGGGTGAAAAAGTACCTGTTGACCCTGCCACTGGAACATCCTCGTACAACCTCTTTGGAATAAAGGGAGTGGGACCTGCAGGCTCTGTCACCATCGAAAGCAAAGAGGTGGAAAACGGAAAGACCGTTATACGTACTTCCCAGTTCCGCGCTTATGAAAATTACCAGCAATCCATGGAAGACCATGCCCAATTTTTACGTAAGCCCGCTTATAAAAACGTGCTGGCAGCCACAACTCCCGCACAAGCCGCGCAAGCCTTAGAAGAAGCCGGCTACGCTACTGATCCTGCGTATGCTGAAAAACTGACGCGCCTCATTCAGACGTACAACTTGACCCAGTACGATCAATTCGTTCCAGAAGATCCACAATCGTTACCTCCCTGGAAACTGGATCTGGGCAATCGTGCGCTACAGGAGGGCTTGCTGACATCCCATGAATGGCTAGATAAGTTAGATGAACCAATGCCAGTATGGGCTGTTTTAGCGGTTGCCCTGCGACTGCTGGACAAACAGCGAGAGAAGCCGTGA
- a CDS encoding DUF4912 domain-containing protein: METNPPRSSTDVEGPSIRIAWKDEQSIQAEWSMTKEFEQEIERKFAIPFAELPFVLRLFDVTYRKEIRNDGTDLYTDFDINHRSSEWILYGVTQGLEYCVDLGIRMVDGRFYSLSRSQMI, encoded by the coding sequence ATGGAGACAAATCCCCCGCGATCGTCCACAGATGTAGAAGGCCCGAGTATACGCATTGCCTGGAAAGATGAGCAATCCATTCAGGCAGAGTGGAGCATGACGAAGGAGTTTGAGCAAGAAATAGAGCGAAAGTTTGCTATTCCGTTTGCTGAACTGCCTTTTGTCCTACGCCTTTTTGATGTGACGTACCGCAAAGAGATCCGAAATGATGGCACTGACCTTTACACTGATTTTGATATCAACCACCGTTCTTCCGAATGGATTTTGTACGGAGTGACGCAAGGATTGGAATATTGCGTCGATCTGGGAATTCGGATGGTGGACGGAAGGTTTTATTCGCTGTCCAGGTCTCAAATGATTTGA
- a CDS encoding N-acetyldiaminopimelate deacetylase: protein MTTSLFTQIRRDLHQIPEPGFAEVKTQQYLLDYLKKLPQERIEIKTWRTGILVKLAGTEPKRLIAWRTDMDGLPIVEETSYPFRSLHEGYMHACGHDMHMAIALGLLTHFTEHPIADDLLFLFQPAEEGPGGAEPMMESEEFADWRPDCIFALHIAPEYPVGHIATKPGILFANTSELYIDLVGKGGHAAFPHKANDMVVAGSHLVTQLQSIISRNIDPLDSAVITIGKLESGTKQNIIAEKSRLEGTIRTFSMESMALVKSRIESLVKGVEIGFDCQATIDYGVGYCQVYNEEQLTTDFMQWVQDQCEEVTLITCKEAMTGEDFGYFLKEIPGFLFWLGVQTPYGLHHSKIEPNEDAIEVAVRLVSRYFTWLSQQE, encoded by the coding sequence ATGACGACTTCCTTGTTTACACAAATTCGCCGAGACCTGCACCAAATACCGGAGCCAGGCTTCGCTGAAGTGAAGACGCAACAATACTTGCTTGATTATTTGAAAAAGCTGCCTCAGGAGCGAATCGAGATCAAAACGTGGCGGACAGGCATTTTGGTCAAGCTGGCAGGAACAGAGCCAAAACGATTAATTGCCTGGCGGACGGATATGGATGGCCTGCCGATCGTAGAGGAAACGTCCTATCCGTTTCGATCGCTTCATGAAGGATACATGCATGCTTGCGGGCATGACATGCATATGGCAATTGCTCTTGGCCTCCTGACGCATTTTACCGAGCATCCGATCGCAGATGATTTGTTGTTTCTCTTTCAGCCGGCAGAAGAAGGCCCTGGCGGTGCTGAACCGATGATGGAAAGTGAAGAGTTTGCAGACTGGCGACCGGACTGCATTTTTGCCCTGCATATCGCGCCGGAATATCCAGTTGGTCATATTGCGACGAAGCCAGGAATTTTGTTTGCCAATACTTCTGAGTTGTACATTGATTTGGTTGGCAAAGGGGGGCATGCAGCCTTCCCCCACAAGGCGAATGACATGGTGGTTGCAGGAAGCCATCTTGTGACTCAGCTTCAATCGATTATTTCGCGCAATATCGATCCATTGGATTCGGCCGTCATAACGATTGGCAAGCTGGAGAGCGGGACGAAGCAGAACATCATCGCGGAGAAGTCCAGGCTAGAAGGGACCATCCGAACCTTTTCGATGGAATCGATGGCACTCGTCAAAAGCCGCATTGAATCTCTCGTAAAGGGAGTGGAAATAGGCTTTGATTGCCAGGCAACGATTGATTACGGTGTTGGCTACTGCCAGGTTTACAACGAGGAGCAGCTAACGACAGACTTCATGCAATGGGTACAGGACCAATGTGAAGAGGTAACTCTCATTACCTGCAAGGAAGCCATGACCGGAGAAGACTTCGGTTACTTTTTGAAAGAAATCCCCGGCTTTTTGTTCTGGCTGGGTGTGCAAACGCCGTACGGCTTGCACCATTCCAAAATTGAGCCGAACGAAGACGCGATCGAGGTTGCCGTTCGACTGGTCTCCCGGTATTTTACATGGCTTTCGCAACAGGAGTAG
- a CDS encoding aspartate aminotransferase family protein, which produces MDWRSLDEQYIVSSYKRLPIAIDKGEGNYLYDTNGKSYLDLFTGLAVNVLGHSHPRIVQALREQGERFLHISNVFLNKPAIRLAERLVANSISGKVFFTNSGAEATESAIKLIHKWTKNEGAGREGIVVLRNSFHGRTLGAVRLTRQAHVYQDFPQPAFPVYELDVEDTAGLRAICQEARPAAVLMEPVLGSGGVVPLSEAFLREVAAICEQEGMLFVMDEIQTGMGRTGKLFAYEHAGVTPDLILFAKGIGGGLPLGGVIAGPKLMNQFKPGDHGTTFAPSPLSAALGNVVLDELLDPAFIAHVEEVIAYLWSGLEALRSRLPDQLQSLRGKGLMVGIPLSSTPEEVSHLQQALLDEGILVDVTQKTIVRLLPPLTLTKADVDRFLAVFEEQLTARTSTKKEA; this is translated from the coding sequence ATGGACTGGCGTTCGCTCGATGAACAATATATCGTCTCCTCTTACAAAAGACTTCCGATTGCCATAGACAAAGGCGAAGGAAATTACTTGTACGATACGAACGGGAAGAGTTATCTCGACTTGTTTACCGGACTCGCGGTAAACGTTTTGGGGCATTCTCATCCGCGCATTGTACAGGCTCTGCGTGAGCAGGGAGAGCGCTTCTTGCATATTTCCAATGTATTTTTAAACAAGCCGGCTATTCGTTTAGCCGAGCGTTTGGTTGCGAACAGCATCAGCGGTAAGGTGTTTTTCACCAACTCTGGTGCAGAGGCCACAGAGTCTGCCATCAAGCTGATTCACAAATGGACAAAAAACGAGGGAGCTGGTCGTGAAGGCATCGTTGTCTTGCGCAACAGCTTTCATGGGCGAACACTCGGAGCAGTGCGTCTGACGAGGCAGGCTCACGTCTATCAAGACTTTCCTCAGCCAGCTTTTCCTGTTTATGAATTGGATGTGGAGGACACGGCAGGATTGCGAGCGATTTGCCAGGAAGCAAGACCCGCTGCGGTCCTCATGGAGCCAGTATTGGGTTCTGGCGGTGTCGTACCGTTATCCGAAGCGTTCTTGCGAGAGGTAGCTGCGATCTGTGAGCAAGAAGGTATGCTCTTTGTCATGGACGAGATCCAGACAGGAATGGGCAGAACAGGAAAGCTCTTTGCTTATGAGCATGCAGGCGTAACGCCAGACCTTATCCTTTTTGCCAAAGGTATAGGAGGAGGGCTTCCCCTCGGCGGTGTCATCGCTGGTCCAAAGCTGATGAATCAGTTCAAACCAGGGGATCACGGAACGACATTCGCACCATCGCCACTGTCTGCTGCCCTGGGGAATGTCGTGTTGGACGAATTGCTTGATCCAGCCTTCATCGCTCACGTAGAAGAAGTGATTGCGTACCTGTGGTCGGGCTTGGAAGCGTTGCGATCGCGCCTTCCGGATCAGCTGCAATCCCTGCGCGGAAAAGGCTTGATGGTTGGAATTCCGCTCTCTTCCACCCCGGAAGAGGTAAGCCACTTGCAGCAAGCATTGCTTGACGAAGGAATTCTCGTTGACGTGACGCAGAAAACGATTGTTCGTCTGCTTCCGCCACTGACGTTGACCAAAGCCGATGTGGACCGTTTCCTTGCCGTGTTTGAGGAGCAATTAACAGCAAGAACAAGTACGAAAAAGGAGGCGTAG
- the dapD gene encoding 2,3,4,5-tetrahydropyridine-2,6-dicarboxylate N-acetyltransferase: MNMMDANEIIAFIQKSEKKTPVKVYVKGNLEGIDFGASSKAFITGPTGVVFGEWKEIEPVLAANADKIEDYVVESDRRNSAIPLLDTKGIQARIEPGAIIRDQVTIGNNAVIMMGASINIGAVIGEGTMIDMNVVVGGRGTIGKNCHIGAGSVIAGVIEPPSAQPVVVEDDVVIGANAVILEGVRVGKGAVVAAGAVVIEDVPPYVVVAGTPARVIKQIDEKTRSKTEIKQELRQL, translated from the coding sequence ATGAATATGATGGATGCCAACGAAATTATCGCGTTTATCCAAAAAAGCGAAAAGAAAACACCCGTGAAAGTATATGTGAAAGGGAACCTGGAGGGAATCGACTTCGGTGCGAGCTCCAAAGCGTTCATTACTGGTCCTACTGGTGTTGTTTTTGGTGAGTGGAAAGAGATTGAGCCAGTGCTCGCTGCTAACGCAGACAAAATTGAAGATTATGTAGTAGAGAGTGACCGTCGCAACTCCGCCATTCCATTGCTGGATACAAAAGGGATTCAAGCGCGTATTGAGCCAGGCGCAATTATCCGTGACCAAGTGACAATTGGTAACAACGCGGTCATTATGATGGGTGCTTCCATTAACATCGGTGCAGTTATCGGTGAAGGTACAATGATCGACATGAATGTTGTAGTAGGTGGACGTGGAACTATCGGGAAAAACTGCCACATCGGTGCGGGATCGGTTATCGCGGGCGTTATCGAGCCGCCGTCTGCACAGCCAGTTGTTGTCGAAGATGATGTTGTCATCGGAGCAAATGCAGTCATTCTGGAAGGTGTACGCGTAGGAAAAGGTGCTGTCGTTGCAGCAGGCGCTGTCGTCATTGAAGATGTACCTCCATACGTAGTAGTTGCGGGAACGCCTGCACGTGTGATCAAGCAAATCGATGAAAAAACTCGTTCCAAGACAGAGATCAAGCAGGAGCTACGTCAGCTGTAA
- a CDS encoding flavodoxin, translating into MSILMVYASMTGNTQEIAEAIAEGIRSTGAELEIKEVMDANAKELEAYDGILLGAYTWGDGELPDECMDFYEEMDDIDLSGKKVVAFGSCDSAYEHVGAAVDILLKKASERGAETPMEGLKIELSPTAKEVETCKAFGVSFAELLG; encoded by the coding sequence ATGAGCATTTTGATGGTTTACGCGAGCATGACAGGGAATACACAGGAAATTGCTGAAGCAATTGCAGAAGGTATTCGTTCCACTGGTGCTGAGCTGGAGATAAAAGAAGTGATGGATGCAAACGCAAAAGAACTCGAGGCTTACGACGGAATCTTGCTTGGCGCCTACACATGGGGCGACGGCGAACTCCCAGATGAATGCATGGATTTTTATGAGGAAATGGACGATATTGACCTTAGCGGGAAAAAGGTTGTTGCTTTTGGCTCTTGCGACTCCGCTTATGAGCATGTCGGTGCAGCAGTTGATATTTTGCTGAAAAAGGCGAGCGAACGGGGAGCAGAAACACCAATGGAAGGATTGAAAATCGAGCTTTCTCCTACTGCAAAAGAAGTGGAAACTTGCAAAGCATTTGGGGTATCGTTTGCTGAATTGCTCGGATAA
- a CDS encoding GNAT family N-acetyltransferase, giving the protein MTLHTDEILLRPLHQQDAAELLELRLRNHDFLQPFEPIRPASFLTLPVQQEQISQAQNDFERGTAYAFGVFSRESGKMIGRIALSNVARGAWQNATIGYFMDQACNGKGYTTLAVNLALRFAFTDAGLHRVQAAVMPRNQASIRVLEKNRFRQEGLSLRYLQINGVWEDHLIYALTAEEWSL; this is encoded by the coding sequence ATGACACTACATACGGACGAGATTCTCTTACGGCCTCTCCACCAACAAGACGCAGCCGAGCTCCTAGAGCTTCGGCTGCGCAATCATGACTTTCTCCAACCATTTGAACCGATCCGCCCCGCTTCATTTCTGACCCTCCCAGTACAGCAAGAACAGATTTCACAAGCGCAGAATGATTTTGAACGTGGCACGGCCTATGCTTTCGGCGTATTCTCCCGGGAATCCGGAAAGATGATTGGACGTATTGCGTTGTCAAATGTCGCACGCGGCGCATGGCAAAATGCAACGATTGGTTACTTCATGGATCAGGCGTGCAATGGCAAAGGCTATACGACATTAGCCGTAAATCTTGCCCTTCGCTTTGCTTTCACGGATGCTGGGCTACACAGGGTACAAGCGGCTGTAATGCCTCGCAACCAAGCTTCCATTCGTGTCTTGGAAAAAAACCGTTTTCGCCAGGAAGGCCTTTCGTTACGCTATTTGCAAATTAACGGCGTATGGGAGGACCATCTTATCTACGCTCTTACTGCTGAAGAGTGGTCTTTGTAA
- a CDS encoding EcsC family protein — protein sequence MKESRETLVTALHEVEAWEKDQNDLWFWEKLGRLPFVLLDRITPAFVQEKLGKAVDEMAAFLETGGTYLVQDEPIYKRFGKRLEGQGTSVIGKEEIAAVPLTIMNEVAMELKDSRANFATVQGATTGFGGIFTLAIDIPLLMGTSLKVLQEMALAYGYRPEEKKERLFVVKCLQFASSDIVGKKAILAELSRFDDPTAQREVMAQLQGWREVVVTYTENFGWKKLFQMVPIAGILFGAYLNRSTVQDVAEAGMMLYRKRRILERLRDSEKSGEITKTTLQQ from the coding sequence TTGAAGGAGTCTAGGGAGACATTGGTTACGGCATTACACGAAGTGGAGGCTTGGGAGAAGGACCAGAACGACTTGTGGTTCTGGGAAAAGCTTGGCAGACTTCCTTTTGTTTTGTTGGATCGGATTACGCCTGCATTCGTTCAGGAGAAGCTGGGAAAAGCCGTAGATGAAATGGCAGCCTTTCTTGAAACAGGTGGAACTTATTTGGTGCAGGATGAACCGATATACAAGCGGTTTGGCAAACGATTAGAGGGACAGGGCACTTCTGTTATTGGCAAGGAGGAGATAGCCGCTGTTCCGCTTACGATCATGAATGAAGTCGCCATGGAGTTGAAGGATTCACGTGCGAATTTTGCCACGGTACAAGGTGCGACGACTGGCTTCGGGGGGATATTTACCCTTGCGATCGATATCCCGTTATTGATGGGGACATCCCTAAAAGTTTTACAAGAGATGGCGCTTGCCTATGGCTATCGACCGGAAGAGAAGAAGGAGCGGCTGTTTGTCGTCAAATGCCTGCAGTTTGCTTCATCGGACATCGTAGGGAAAAAAGCGATACTCGCTGAGCTCTCCCGCTTTGATGACCCAACTGCCCAGAGAGAGGTAATGGCGCAATTGCAGGGATGGCGTGAAGTCGTGGTAACGTACACAGAAAACTTTGGGTGGAAAAAGTTATTTCAAATGGTGCCCATTGCGGGTATTTTGTTCGGGGCGTATTTGAATCGCTCAACCGTACAGGATGTCGCCGAAGCGGGGATGATGCTGTACCGCAAACGGCGCATCCTGGAGCGGCTGCGCGATAGCGAAAAGAGTGGGGAGATTACAAAGACCACTCTTCAGCAGTAA
- a CDS encoding class I SAM-dependent methyltransferase, which yields MVQTNQWNAGLYDAKMNFVSEYGKGLVDWLQPASGENILDLGCGTGDLCAQLSLAGVNVTGIDFSAAMIEAARQKYPQFAFEVADAHTYRTDVSYDAVFSNAALHWMKRPAEVIETIWLALAPGGRFVAEFGGQGNCGQITKALRTVLARRGISADERSPWYFPSIGEYTTLLEKQGFHVVLASHFDRPTVMADGDLGLSHWLNSFCSPFFAGLSSNEIQQVCSEVTDLLRPALFQEGHWVLDYKRIRLIAHKKSEKDTLHGGTAQ from the coding sequence ATGGTTCAAACCAATCAATGGAATGCCGGGCTATACGACGCCAAAATGAATTTCGTTTCTGAATACGGCAAAGGTTTAGTGGACTGGCTACAGCCGGCTTCTGGAGAAAACATTCTTGACTTAGGCTGTGGAACAGGTGACCTGTGTGCTCAACTATCTCTTGCAGGAGTTAATGTGACAGGAATCGACTTTTCTGCCGCCATGATTGAGGCTGCTCGTCAAAAATATCCGCAGTTTGCCTTTGAAGTAGCCGATGCACATACGTATCGTACAGATGTCAGCTACGACGCTGTCTTTTCTAATGCCGCACTCCACTGGATGAAACGTCCTGCTGAAGTCATTGAAACCATTTGGTTGGCTCTAGCTCCCGGTGGACGCTTTGTCGCTGAATTTGGAGGGCAGGGAAATTGCGGACAAATCACCAAGGCATTACGGACTGTTTTAGCACGAAGAGGAATATCTGCCGACGAGCGCTCGCCTTGGTATTTTCCCAGCATAGGAGAGTACACGACTCTTTTGGAAAAGCAAGGATTCCACGTCGTACTTGCCTCCCATTTTGATCGCCCGACAGTCATGGCTGATGGAGACCTGGGGCTGTCACATTGGCTGAATTCTTTTTGCAGTCCTTTTTTCGCGGGACTGTCCTCAAATGAAATTCAGCAAGTATGTAGCGAAGTCACTGACTTACTGCGTCCTGCTCTGTTTCAAGAGGGACACTGGGTGCTCGATTACAAGCGTATTCGCCTCATTGCCCATAAGAAATCAGAGAAGGATACTCTACATGGGGGAACTGCACAATGA
- a CDS encoding efflux RND transporter periplasmic adaptor subunit produces the protein MNKKKWIIIATVVAVLGGGSYYGYSYFKGEEVTEEKPEEKPNFPTAVVERGDVKKTINSAGTVEAKAREEVKPELSGKVQRVLVKEGQSVKKGDVLFTIDSSDAQLEIQKLELDILKAKKELNEIKQKKDKITATKEGKVVEVLVEEGQDVRPEQVVVKLANTDYLKIIGQFTSYESERFSVGQKVKVFIPTSMYFVDGVVTEVDRIGEKVEGAGGIHNVEVLVKKPGAIYVGDKGEVQYTDDKGLLYVSRNQKEFQLPDEIEILAGTYGKIGKIDVKKDDVVKVGQQLFKMDMEASGMELMEKELALKSSLLNMEQKKREIAKNQVTAPISGVITKLGVKEGEAPGSEPAAIIMDTSSVYFMAAVGELDIPAIKIGQNVDVYVYAFGTEPFKGKVVELPKEGKKEDKEVRFAVKVELLDKADFKHGMTGDNDIIVAQAQNVLRLPSNAVEILGPGQGTVMVKDPSTGDPMPKDVEIGIEGYDFIEIKGGLNEGEEVLVTNSEGM, from the coding sequence ATGAACAAGAAAAAATGGATCATTATCGCCACGGTCGTGGCCGTTCTTGGAGGAGGCAGCTATTACGGCTACTCATACTTCAAGGGCGAAGAGGTTACAGAAGAAAAGCCGGAAGAAAAACCGAACTTCCCGACAGCGGTCGTGGAACGAGGTGACGTCAAGAAGACAATCAACTCAGCAGGTACAGTGGAAGCGAAGGCCCGTGAGGAAGTCAAGCCAGAGCTCAGCGGCAAGGTGCAACGTGTGCTAGTGAAAGAAGGGCAGTCCGTAAAAAAAGGCGATGTTTTGTTCACGATAGACAGCTCGGATGCACAACTGGAAATTCAAAAGCTGGAGCTGGACATTTTAAAGGCGAAAAAAGAGCTAAATGAAATTAAGCAAAAGAAAGACAAGATCACGGCTACAAAAGAAGGAAAAGTGGTTGAGGTCCTTGTAGAAGAAGGACAAGATGTAAGACCGGAACAGGTGGTAGTCAAGCTGGCTAATACCGACTATTTGAAAATTATTGGGCAATTTACCTCCTATGAGTCTGAACGATTCAGTGTAGGACAAAAAGTGAAGGTATTCATTCCGACTTCCATGTATTTTGTGGATGGTGTTGTCACAGAAGTGGATAGAATAGGTGAAAAAGTAGAAGGTGCTGGCGGAATTCACAATGTCGAGGTATTGGTCAAGAAGCCTGGGGCCATTTACGTCGGAGACAAGGGTGAGGTACAGTACACGGATGATAAGGGCCTCTTATACGTAAGCCGAAATCAGAAAGAATTCCAGCTGCCGGATGAAATAGAAATCTTGGCTGGTACGTACGGGAAAATCGGCAAGATCGACGTCAAAAAGGACGATGTAGTCAAAGTAGGGCAACAACTGTTCAAGATGGATATGGAAGCGTCCGGTATGGAGCTGATGGAAAAAGAACTGGCGCTAAAAAGTTCCTTATTGAACATGGAGCAGAAAAAGCGTGAAATTGCGAAGAACCAAGTAACGGCGCCAATTAGCGGTGTAATCACCAAGCTGGGCGTAAAAGAAGGCGAAGCGCCAGGATCAGAGCCTGCAGCCATTATTATGGACACGTCTTCTGTTTACTTTATGGCAGCCGTTGGAGAGCTTGATATCCCCGCGATTAAAATCGGACAAAATGTCGATGTTTATGTGTATGCATTCGGTACCGAGCCGTTTAAAGGCAAAGTCGTAGAGCTCCCGAAAGAAGGGAAAAAAGAAGACAAGGAAGTTCGTTTCGCGGTAAAAGTGGAATTGCTAGACAAGGCTGATTTTAAGCATGGAATGACGGGAGACAACGATATTATCGTCGCCCAAGCACAGAATGTCCTGCGCTTGCCAAGCAATGCAGTTGAAATTCTGGGACCAGGTCAGGGAACGGTAATGGTGAAAGATCCGAGCACCGGAGATCCAATGCCGAAAGACGTAGAAATCGGGATTGAAGGATATGATTTTATTGAAATCAAAGGCGGCTTGAATGAGGGAGAAGAGGTTCTGGTGACCAACTCCGAAGGCATGTAA